One window of the Klebsiella oxytoca genome contains the following:
- the gutM gene encoding transcriptional regulator GutM, with product MVTALITVAAIAWITQLAFGGWQIRQFNRAFDRLCQQGRVGVGRSSGRFKPRAVIAIAVDENDRIRDTLLMKGLTVFARPQKIPALNGKHIEELQPDVIFPHDPLCQNALLLALNPKHG from the coding sequence ATGGTTACCGCACTCATTACCGTCGCCGCCATCGCCTGGATAACCCAGCTCGCTTTTGGCGGCTGGCAAATCCGCCAGTTCAATCGCGCGTTCGATCGGCTATGTCAGCAGGGAAGAGTTGGCGTCGGGCGCTCATCGGGACGCTTCAAGCCGCGTGCCGTCATCGCCATCGCCGTCGACGAAAACGACCGCATTCGCGATACGCTGCTCATGAAAGGTCTTACCGTCTTCGCCAGGCCGCAAAAAATTCCCGCCCTCAACGGCAAACATATCGAGGAATTGCAACCTGATGTGATCTTTCCCCATGATCCGCTCTGTCAGAATGCTCTATTATTAGCGCTTAATCCGAAACATGGATAA
- the gutQ gene encoding arabinose-5-phosphate isomerase GutQ, whose amino-acid sequence MSNFLLEAGRQTLMLELQEASRLPERLGDDFIRAAETIIHCEGKLVVSGIGKSGHIGKKLAATFASTGTPAFFVHPAEALHGDLGMLDSRDVMLFISYSGSAKELDLIVPRLEEKSIPLLAMTGKSTSPLALAAKAVLDIAVEREACPMHLAPTSSTVNTLMLGDALAMAVMQARGFNEEDFARSHPAGALGARLLNKVHHLMRRDGDVPRVANDTSVMDAMLELSRTGLGLVAVCDERNHVQGVFTDGDLRRWLVGGGSLQDIVSQAMTRNGVTLQAESRAIEAKERLMKHKISAAPVVDENGLLVGAINLQNFYQAGIL is encoded by the coding sequence ATGAGTAACTTTCTGTTAGAAGCCGGACGCCAGACCCTGATGCTGGAGCTTCAGGAGGCGAGCCGCCTGCCTGAACGCCTGGGCGACGACTTCATCCGCGCGGCGGAGACCATCATCCACTGCGAGGGCAAACTGGTCGTCTCCGGTATTGGCAAATCGGGTCATATTGGTAAAAAGCTGGCCGCCACCTTCGCCAGCACCGGCACCCCGGCATTTTTTGTTCACCCGGCGGAAGCGCTGCACGGCGACCTCGGAATGCTCGATAGCCGCGACGTGATGCTGTTTATCTCCTATTCCGGCAGCGCCAAAGAGCTGGATCTGATCGTCCCGCGGCTGGAAGAAAAATCTATTCCGCTGCTGGCGATGACCGGTAAATCCACCTCACCGCTGGCGCTGGCAGCCAAAGCGGTGCTCGATATCGCCGTCGAGCGTGAAGCCTGCCCGATGCACCTCGCGCCGACTTCCAGCACCGTCAACACGCTGATGCTCGGCGACGCGCTGGCGATGGCGGTGATGCAGGCCCGCGGCTTTAATGAAGAAGATTTTGCCCGTTCGCATCCGGCTGGCGCGCTGGGCGCGCGGCTGCTGAATAAAGTTCACCACCTGATGCGCCGCGACGGCGACGTGCCGCGCGTGGCCAACGACACCAGCGTCATGGACGCGATGCTCGAACTCAGCCGCACCGGCCTGGGGCTGGTCGCCGTTTGCGATGAGCGCAATCATGTGCAGGGCGTCTTTACCGACGGCGACCTGCGCCGCTGGCTGGTAGGCGGCGGCAGCTTACAGGATATCGTCAGCCAGGCGATGACCCGCAACGGCGTCACTCTGCAAGCGGAAAGCCGTGCGATAGAAGCCAAAGAGCGCCTGATGAAGCATAAAATCAGCGCCGCGCCGGTGGTGGATGAAAACGGCCTGCTGGTCGGCGCGATTAACCTGCAGAACTTTTATCAGGCCGGGATCCTTTAA
- the srlR gene encoding glucitol operon DNA-binding transcriptional repressor SrlR, whose product MKPRQRQAAILEHLQSQGKCSVEELAQHFDTTGTTIRKDLVILENAGTVIRTYGGVVLNKDEADPPIDHKTLINTHKKERIAEAAVSFIHDGDSIILDAGSTVLQMVPMLSRFNNITVMTNSLHIVNALSELDNEQTILMPGGTFRKKSASFHGQLAENAFEQFSFDRLFMGTDGIDLIAGVTTFNEVYTVSKAMCNAAREVILMADSSKFGRKSPNIVCGLESVDKLITDADISPEFKQALEAKGIEVIITGEDHE is encoded by the coding sequence ATGAAACCACGTCAGCGCCAGGCAGCCATTCTCGAGCACCTGCAATCGCAGGGCAAATGCTCGGTCGAAGAGCTGGCGCAACACTTCGACACCACCGGCACCACCATCCGTAAGGATCTGGTGATCCTTGAGAATGCCGGCACCGTAATCCGCACTTACGGCGGCGTGGTGTTAAATAAGGATGAGGCCGATCCGCCCATCGACCACAAGACGCTGATTAACACTCACAAAAAAGAGCGGATTGCCGAAGCCGCGGTCAGCTTCATTCACGATGGCGACTCGATCATTCTTGACGCCGGCAGCACCGTGCTGCAAATGGTGCCGATGCTTAGCCGCTTCAATAACATCACCGTGATGACCAACAGCCTGCATATTGTCAACGCTCTCTCCGAGCTGGATAACGAACAAACTATTCTGATGCCGGGCGGCACTTTTCGTAAAAAATCGGCCTCTTTTCACGGCCAGCTGGCGGAAAACGCCTTTGAACAATTCAGCTTCGATCGCCTGTTTATGGGCACCGACGGAATTGACTTAATCGCCGGGGTCACCACCTTTAATGAGGTTTATACGGTCAGCAAAGCGATGTGCAATGCCGCCCGCGAAGTTATCCTGATGGCCGACTCGTCGAAGTTTGGCCGCAAAAGCCCTAATATCGTCTGCGGCCTGGAGAGCGTAGACAAATTGATTACCGATGCCGATATCAGCCCGGAATTTAAGCAGGCGCTGGAAGCAAAAGGCATCGAAGTCATTATTACTGGAGAAGATCATGAGTAA